In Tepidimonas taiwanensis, the following are encoded in one genomic region:
- a CDS encoding bifunctional DNA primase/polymerase encodes MTDTKMLEAALSYARLGWHVFPCWWPEQRHDGKWRCACGNDECKSPAKHPIGALVPGGQNNATTDEETIRAWWSRYPQANIAVALAASGLCAVDVDPRNGGLETVELLEAKFGSLQSDVMQFTGGGGWHSVFQLPRDASSLPGRLGPGVDFKINGYIMGDPSLHVSGKRYGWEASSDPREGVVPSPLPDWVRSMASAAPAHHTAGDGVGSRYLGPTVVEDLQSALEAVPSDDRDLWVRFCLALKPCGQQGWALWDAWSRKSVKYDPVDAARVWYTARPRGEIGYETIFAVAQEHGWKNPARTQPAAPVAAAPVADEPAAEVAGQRFDEALPPCPVDAVNRLAAWVEARSDQAHPLVCQAVALSIVSAAAARRYVSEHGDPASLYLGIIAPAASFGRTAFSAAEDALMLSGLSEMVRGVRISSPQQLFSSLYNAPALYYLADDWGEQMYFARRQPSGLLGHTMSIINGRIWAAPAQIALDNWAEVGLGRARSEEEGPRPILQRPTLNLLALIAGSQVEQTLRRSELSRGAVDSMVFVCAEDPARWTDRPSQRERPLDAAVHETLRRLRGFGPGETALTHEQLFGGLAVVVPAMKTVRVTGDLQGAQMALAQAYAQRGPLARMLSAGARRNMARICTALAAAANPDDPIVTEPMVEWASAFIRQALEATLRVFRDRGGAEDGETGRPSVYHKVESFLRDCGSHGASKRELVKGVRMFRELADDKRDELLERIAKDGVAVVLSKKGVRGHRYVLAEFCQQGEQSPTSPTNADNVSAIALDAKSLTAKEISEQSPTPTFADASLYKEMNTPYRSASAMSAIANFPYESNG; translated from the coding sequence ATGACGGATACCAAGATGCTGGAGGCCGCGCTGTCTTACGCGCGGCTTGGGTGGCACGTGTTCCCGTGCTGGTGGCCAGAGCAGCGCCACGATGGCAAATGGCGCTGCGCCTGCGGCAACGACGAGTGCAAGTCGCCGGCCAAGCACCCCATCGGGGCGCTGGTGCCCGGCGGGCAAAACAACGCCACCACGGATGAGGAAACAATTCGCGCGTGGTGGTCGCGCTATCCGCAGGCCAACATCGCGGTGGCGCTGGCCGCCTCCGGCCTGTGCGCGGTGGATGTCGATCCGCGCAACGGCGGGCTGGAGACGGTGGAGCTGCTGGAAGCCAAGTTCGGCAGCCTCCAGTCGGACGTAATGCAGTTCACCGGCGGCGGAGGCTGGCACTCGGTGTTCCAGTTGCCGCGAGATGCGTCGTCGCTGCCGGGCAGGCTCGGGCCCGGCGTGGACTTCAAGATCAACGGCTACATCATGGGCGACCCGTCGCTGCACGTCAGCGGCAAGCGCTACGGATGGGAGGCGAGCAGCGATCCGCGCGAAGGCGTGGTGCCCAGCCCGCTGCCGGACTGGGTGCGCTCGATGGCGTCAGCCGCGCCGGCGCATCACACAGCGGGCGACGGCGTGGGTTCACGCTACCTTGGCCCCACGGTGGTCGAAGACCTGCAATCGGCGCTGGAGGCTGTGCCGTCGGACGACCGCGACCTGTGGGTGCGATTCTGCCTGGCGCTCAAGCCCTGCGGCCAGCAGGGGTGGGCGCTGTGGGACGCCTGGAGTCGCAAGAGCGTCAAGTATGACCCGGTGGACGCCGCGCGGGTGTGGTACACAGCCAGGCCGCGCGGGGAGATTGGCTACGAGACGATCTTTGCCGTGGCGCAGGAGCACGGCTGGAAAAACCCGGCGCGCACGCAGCCTGCCGCGCCGGTGGCCGCCGCGCCGGTGGCCGACGAGCCTGCGGCAGAGGTTGCCGGGCAGCGCTTCGATGAGGCGCTGCCGCCGTGCCCGGTGGATGCGGTCAACCGCCTCGCGGCATGGGTGGAGGCGCGATCCGACCAGGCGCACCCACTGGTGTGCCAGGCGGTGGCGCTGTCCATCGTGAGCGCGGCGGCGGCCAGACGCTATGTGAGCGAGCACGGGGACCCGGCTTCGCTGTACCTGGGCATCATCGCGCCGGCAGCGAGCTTTGGCCGCACGGCCTTCAGCGCGGCAGAGGACGCGCTGATGCTCTCGGGCCTGTCGGAGATGGTGCGCGGTGTGCGCATTTCCAGCCCGCAGCAGCTGTTTTCATCGCTGTACAACGCCCCGGCTTTGTACTACCTGGCAGACGACTGGGGCGAGCAAATGTACTTCGCCCGCCGTCAGCCTTCGGGCTTGCTTGGGCACACGATGTCGATCATCAACGGGCGCATCTGGGCCGCGCCAGCACAGATTGCGCTGGACAACTGGGCCGAGGTGGGTCTAGGCCGCGCCCGCAGCGAGGAAGAAGGGCCCAGACCTATCTTGCAGCGCCCGACGCTGAACCTGCTGGCGCTGATTGCGGGCTCGCAGGTGGAGCAGACGCTGCGCCGCAGCGAACTCAGCCGTGGCGCGGTGGACAGCATGGTGTTTGTCTGCGCCGAAGACCCGGCCCGCTGGACAGACCGGCCCAGCCAGCGCGAGCGCCCGCTGGACGCGGCGGTGCACGAGACGCTGCGCCGGCTGCGCGGGTTTGGCCCAGGAGAGACGGCGCTGACGCACGAGCAGCTCTTTGGCGGCCTGGCCGTTGTGGTGCCGGCCATGAAAACCGTGCGTGTCACTGGCGACTTGCAGGGGGCGCAGATGGCGCTGGCGCAAGCCTATGCCCAGCGCGGCCCGCTGGCACGGATGCTGTCGGCCGGGGCCCGGCGCAACATGGCCCGCATCTGCACTGCGCTGGCCGCTGCCGCCAACCCGGACGACCCCATCGTGACCGAGCCCATGGTGGAGTGGGCCAGCGCCTTCATCCGCCAGGCGCTGGAGGCCACGCTGCGCGTCTTCCGCGACCGTGGCGGAGCAGAGGACGGCGAGACGGGCCGTCCTTCGGTCTATCACAAGGTGGAGTCCTTCCTGCGCGACTGCGGCTCGCACGGGGCCAGCAAGCGCGAGCTGGTCAAGGGCGTGCGCATGTTCCGCGAGCTGGCCGACGACAAGCGCGACGAGCTGCTGGAGCGCATCGCCAAGGACGGCGTGGCCGTCGTGCTGTCCAAAAAGGGCGTGCGCGGGCATCGCTACGTGCTGGCTGAGTTCTGCCAGCAGGGGGAGCAATCGCCGACATCGCCGACAAACGCCGACAACGTGTCGGCGATTGCTCTTGATGCTAAGTCTTTGACTGCAAAGGAGATTTCGGAGCAATCGCCGACGCCGACGTTCGCCGACGCATCTCTATATAAGGAAATGAACACTCCTTATAGGTCGGCGTCGGCGATGTCGGCGATTGCAAATTTTCCTTATGAATCAAATGGTTAG
- a CDS encoding helix-turn-helix domain-containing protein, giving the protein MRQSTSPPQTTLSERVREAMHAAGMTQAELARRVGIAQPSVNDWLSGKTKRLKLETAVRAAAVLGVRLEWLVWGRGRPREDDHEHDHPSADEGSNGVTIHAALPVVLDAIAACPHRDELRTLLALLVDHDAPAYRARLAELLSAPPSIPPGLIETSDFAGPAPSSSNHDPDSRHRSRQREASR; this is encoded by the coding sequence ATGAGGCAGTCAACATCGCCGCCGCAGACCACGCTCAGTGAGCGTGTGAGGGAGGCCATGCATGCTGCCGGGATGACGCAGGCCGAGCTTGCTCGTCGCGTTGGTATAGCCCAGCCAAGCGTCAACGATTGGCTATCAGGAAAGACAAAGCGGCTCAAGCTCGAAACAGCAGTCAGGGCAGCAGCAGTGCTTGGAGTGCGCCTTGAATGGCTCGTTTGGGGGAGAGGAAGGCCAAGGGAGGATGACCATGAGCACGACCATCCAAGCGCTGATGAAGGGTCTAACGGCGTAACCATTCACGCCGCCCTCCCCGTCGTCCTGGACGCCATTGCCGCCTGCCCGCACCGCGACGAGCTGCGCACGCTGCTGGCGCTGCTGGTGGATCACGACGCGCCGGCGTACCGGGCGCGGCTGGCGGAGCTGCTGTCTGCGCCGCCATCAATCCCGCCAGGACTGATCGAGACCAGCGACTTTGCCGGCCCTGCGCCGTCATCCAGCAACCATGATCCAGACAGCCGCCATCGTTCCAGGCAGCGAGAGGCCAGCCGGTGA
- a CDS encoding oxidoreductase, with protein MASIPQPAHATVQAIYRLHEQREAQAGHRPHLGASLIGHPCARYLWLSWRWADKEAFDGRMLRLFEAGRQFEQRIVGELRAIGVQVTDVDEQGRQWRVSDHGGHFAGSLDGAALGLPEAPATWHVLEFKTHNAKSFEELKAKGVRDAKPMHYAQMQVYMGLTGMTRAMYIAENKNTSELYSERVEFDAVAFERLRARALSIIESPEPPPRISSDPAWWQCKTCAMHGLCHGEQAPLVNCRTCAHSTPVPDGKGGWKCELRNTAIDISRQHAGCDGHRYIPLLLERIGEQVDATAEPDGNAAVRYRTPDGGEFVNGAPPHFASREIRAAQHKVMLADAEVQKVKAEWPGAEVVA; from the coding sequence ATGGCCAGCATCCCGCAACCCGCTCACGCCACCGTGCAGGCCATCTACCGCCTGCACGAGCAGCGCGAGGCGCAGGCCGGCCACCGGCCGCACCTGGGGGCCAGCCTGATCGGGCATCCATGCGCGCGTTACTTGTGGCTGTCTTGGCGCTGGGCCGACAAGGAAGCCTTCGACGGGCGCATGCTGCGTCTGTTCGAGGCCGGCCGGCAGTTCGAGCAGCGCATCGTCGGTGAGCTGCGCGCCATCGGCGTGCAGGTTACCGATGTTGATGAGCAAGGACGCCAGTGGCGCGTGTCCGACCACGGCGGGCACTTTGCCGGCAGCCTCGACGGTGCGGCGCTGGGCCTGCCGGAAGCGCCGGCCACCTGGCACGTGCTCGAGTTCAAAACCCACAACGCCAAGAGCTTTGAAGAGCTGAAGGCAAAAGGAGTGCGTGATGCCAAGCCCATGCACTACGCGCAGATGCAGGTGTACATGGGGCTGACCGGCATGACGCGCGCGATGTACATCGCCGAGAACAAGAACACCAGCGAGCTCTACAGCGAGCGCGTGGAGTTTGACGCCGTGGCGTTCGAGCGCCTGCGCGCGCGGGCCTTGTCCATCATCGAGTCGCCTGAGCCGCCGCCGCGCATCTCCAGCGACCCCGCATGGTGGCAATGCAAGACCTGCGCGATGCACGGGCTGTGCCACGGCGAGCAAGCGCCGCTGGTCAACTGCCGCACCTGCGCACATTCCACGCCCGTTCCGGACGGTAAAGGCGGCTGGAAGTGCGAGCTACGCAACACGGCAATCGACATCAGCCGCCAGCACGCCGGCTGCGACGGGCACCGCTACATCCCGCTGCTGCTCGAGCGCATCGGCGAGCAAGTGGACGCCACGGCAGAGCCGGACGGCAACGCCGCCGTGCGCTACCGCACGCCAGACGGCGGCGAGTTCGTCAACGGCGCGCCACCGCACTTTGCCAGCCGCGAAATCCGGGCCGCGCAGCACAAGGTCATGCTGGCCGATGCTGAGGTGCAAAAGGTCAAGGCCGAATGGCCAGGCGCGGAGGTGGTGGCATGA
- a CDS encoding ATP-binding protein has translation MAIKLTTTAQAARDNGIKVLVHGPAGAGKTTLCATTGEPTVIISAEAGLLSLRGHDIPVIEVGSIEDVHEAYRFVAESAEARDFRWVCLDSISEIAEVVLAREKAGAKDPRQAYGALADQMGGLIRAFRDLPGRNVYMSCKQARQQDAATGATLYFPSLPGQMLGQGIAYFFDFVFALRVERDQGGNVTRWLQTGRDFTHEAKDRSGALAMFEPPDLGAIAHKVRASISQADAAPAFAAANT, from the coding sequence ATGGCCATCAAGCTCACCACCACCGCGCAAGCCGCGCGCGACAACGGCATCAAGGTCCTGGTGCACGGCCCGGCTGGCGCCGGCAAGACCACGCTGTGCGCCACCACCGGCGAGCCAACGGTGATCATCAGCGCGGAGGCGGGGCTGCTGTCCCTGCGCGGGCACGACATCCCGGTGATCGAGGTCGGCAGCATCGAGGACGTGCACGAGGCGTACCGCTTCGTGGCGGAAAGCGCCGAGGCGCGCGATTTCCGCTGGGTGTGCCTGGACAGCATCAGCGAGATCGCCGAGGTCGTGCTGGCGCGCGAGAAAGCCGGCGCCAAAGACCCGCGCCAAGCCTACGGCGCACTGGCCGACCAGATGGGGGGGCTCATCCGCGCGTTCCGCGACCTGCCAGGGCGCAATGTCTACATGTCCTGCAAGCAAGCGCGCCAGCAGGACGCCGCGACCGGCGCGACGCTGTACTTCCCGAGCCTGCCTGGGCAGATGCTGGGGCAGGGCATCGCCTACTTCTTCGACTTCGTGTTCGCGCTGCGCGTGGAGCGCGACCAGGGAGGCAACGTGACGCGCTGGCTGCAGACCGGGCGCGACTTCACGCACGAGGCCAAAGACCGCTCCGGCGCGCTGGCCATGTTCGAGCCGCCGGACCTTGGCGCCATCGCACACAAGGTGCGTGCCTCCATCTCTCAAGCCGACGCCGCCCCGGCCTTTGCGGCGGCCAACACCTGA
- a CDS encoding DUF669 domain-containing protein has translation MAQIMFDATQVAPQESLSPIPAGTYLAHIIDSEVRPLKSGMGQALALTFEVLDGPYRGRKVFTQLNVQHRGSPDAERIAQAQLSALCHATGVLKLSDSTQLHMKPVRIRVKVRKDESGQYGDRNEVTGYEAAQGVAIPSMPVAAQPAAPAATPPWAKRAA, from the coding sequence ATGGCCCAAATCATGTTCGACGCGACGCAAGTCGCCCCGCAAGAATCGCTCTCGCCCATCCCGGCCGGAACGTACCTGGCGCACATCATCGATTCCGAGGTGCGCCCCCTCAAAAGCGGAATGGGGCAAGCCCTGGCGCTGACCTTCGAGGTGCTGGACGGCCCCTACCGTGGCCGCAAGGTGTTCACCCAGCTCAACGTCCAGCACCGTGGAAGCCCCGATGCCGAGCGCATCGCGCAGGCGCAGCTCTCGGCGCTGTGCCATGCCACCGGCGTGCTCAAGCTCTCCGACAGCACGCAGCTGCACATGAAGCCTGTGCGCATCCGCGTCAAGGTCCGCAAGGACGAAAGCGGCCAGTACGGCGACCGCAACGAAGTGACCGGCTACGAGGCCGCGCAAGGGGTGGCCATTCCCTCGATGCCAGTCGCCGCGCAGCCTGCCGCGCCAGCCGCAACTCCGCCCTGGGCCAAGCGCGCAGCTTGA
- a CDS encoding DEAD/DEAH box helicase codes for MSLTLRPYQQRVLDELWQWFADHPDGDPIVEACVGAGKSVLIAELCRRAIAQYPGTRILMLVHSKELIEQNLAKLIAVWPDAPVGAYSASMGARQLGRAITYATIGSVRNRAHQLGHLDLLLVDECHLISDSETTMYRKLIDELRRYCPHLRVIGWTGTPFRGDGVWLTQSGLFTHIAARVTMRELLDDGYLAPLVRAETSARIDTSGVRLQGGDYVVQALAQASDKTEIVRAACAEIVRLAADRQRWLVFAVTIEHAQHIAMELQVAHGIACDVVSAKTPKAERERLIRDFRAGRLRALVNVAVLTTGFDVPELDCIALLRATRSPVLYVQIAGRGMRTAPGKRDCLWLDFTDTTATLGPVDQVKGRVKQAKGGGEAPIKHCEACGNPNPAGARKCAACGHALPEPERVQHMRVADTSSAVLSTDIVWHSVTEVAYSRHPGKDGKPDTLRVDYWSAWRRVASEFICLEHEGYARMKARQWWQQRGEMPPPDTIDEALARTSELREPSPIAVQMDGKYPRVVACRFDTSKEAITT; via the coding sequence ATGAGCCTGACCCTGCGCCCTTACCAGCAGCGCGTGCTCGACGAGCTTTGGCAGTGGTTCGCCGACCACCCGGACGGCGACCCCATCGTCGAAGCGTGCGTCGGCGCTGGCAAGAGCGTGCTCATTGCCGAGCTGTGCCGCCGCGCGATTGCGCAATACCCCGGCACGCGCATTCTGATGCTGGTGCACAGCAAGGAGCTGATCGAGCAAAACCTTGCCAAGTTGATCGCGGTGTGGCCGGATGCGCCTGTTGGGGCCTATAGCGCCTCGATGGGCGCGCGCCAGCTTGGGCGCGCCATCACCTACGCCACCATCGGCAGCGTGCGCAACCGCGCGCACCAGCTCGGGCACCTCGACCTGCTGCTGGTGGATGAGTGCCACCTGATCAGCGACAGCGAGACCACCATGTACCGCAAGCTGATCGACGAGCTGCGCCGCTACTGCCCGCATCTGCGGGTCATTGGCTGGACGGGCACGCCATTCCGTGGCGACGGCGTATGGCTGACGCAAAGCGGCCTGTTCACCCACATCGCCGCGCGCGTGACCATGCGCGAGCTGCTCGACGATGGCTACCTTGCCCCGCTGGTGCGCGCCGAGACCTCCGCCCGCATCGACACCAGCGGCGTGCGCCTGCAAGGCGGCGACTACGTGGTGCAGGCGCTGGCCCAGGCGTCGGACAAGACCGAAATCGTGCGCGCCGCCTGCGCCGAAATCGTGCGCCTGGCCGCAGACCGCCAGCGTTGGCTGGTGTTTGCCGTGACCATCGAGCACGCGCAGCACATCGCCATGGAGCTGCAGGTGGCGCACGGCATCGCCTGTGATGTCGTGAGCGCGAAGACGCCAAAGGCCGAGCGCGAGCGGCTGATCCGCGACTTTCGCGCCGGGCGGCTGCGCGCGCTGGTCAACGTCGCCGTGCTCACCACCGGGTTTGACGTGCCGGAGCTCGACTGCATCGCGCTGCTGCGCGCCACCCGCAGCCCCGTGCTCTACGTGCAAATCGCAGGGCGCGGCATGCGCACCGCGCCGGGCAAGCGCGACTGCCTGTGGCTGGACTTCACCGACACCACGGCCACGCTCGGGCCTGTGGATCAGGTCAAGGGCCGCGTCAAGCAGGCCAAAGGCGGCGGCGAAGCCCCCATCAAGCACTGCGAGGCATGCGGCAACCCCAACCCCGCAGGTGCGCGCAAATGCGCCGCCTGCGGGCACGCGCTCCCGGAGCCCGAGCGCGTGCAGCACATGCGCGTGGCCGACACATCATCCGCCGTGCTCAGCACCGACATCGTGTGGCACAGCGTGACCGAGGTGGCCTACTCACGACACCCTGGCAAAGACGGCAAACCCGACACCCTGCGCGTGGACTACTGGAGCGCCTGGCGGCGCGTGGCCAGCGAGTTCATTTGCCTGGAGCACGAGGGTTACGCGCGCATGAAGGCGCGGCAGTGGTGGCAGCAACGCGGCGAGATGCCGCCGCCCGACACCATCGACGAGGCGCTTGCGCGCACGAGCGAGCTGCGCGAACCCAGCCCCATCGCCGTGCAGATGGATGGCAAATACCCGCGCGTCGTCGCCTGCCGGTTCGACACGAGTAAGGAGGCAATCACGACATGA
- a CDS encoding transcriptional regulator, giving the protein MSDVITELGGPSRVARMLGIKPPSVIGWGGRVPPQRCPAIERATHGTVTVEQLRPDVRWVRVPDTAWPHPDGRPCIDVAAVKEVA; this is encoded by the coding sequence ATGAGCGATGTCATCACCGAGCTTGGCGGCCCATCCCGCGTGGCAAGGATGCTTGGGATCAAGCCGCCTTCTGTCATCGGCTGGGGCGGGCGAGTGCCGCCTCAGCGCTGCCCCGCCATCGAGCGCGCCACCCACGGCACCGTAACGGTCGAGCAGCTGCGCCCCGACGTGCGCTGGGTGCGGGTGCCGGACACAGCCTGGCCGCACCCGGATGGCAGGCCGTGCATTGATGTGGCGGCGGTCAAAGAGGTAGCTTGA